In Salmo trutta chromosome 28, fSalTru1.1, whole genome shotgun sequence, one DNA window encodes the following:
- the LOC115165776 gene encoding cell division control protein 42 homolog isoform X1, translating into MQTIKCVVVGDGAVGKTCLLISYTTNKFPSEYVPTVFDNYAVTVMIGGEPYTLGLFDTAGQEDYDRLRPLSYPQTDVFLVCFSSVSPSSFENVKEKWVPEITHHCPKTPFLLVGTQIDLRDDPSTVEKLAKNKQKPISPETAEKLARDLKAVKYVECSALTQKGLKNVFDEAILAALEPPEPKKRRKCVLL; encoded by the exons ATGCAGACGATTAAATGTGTTGTGGTTGGAGATGGAGCAGTGGGAAAAACCTGCCTTTTGATTTCATACACAACCAACAAATTCCCCTCTGAATATGTACCAACA GTGTTTGATAACTATGCAGTAACTGTCATGATTGGAGGTGAACCGTACACCCTAGGATTATTTGATACTGCGG GTCAGGAGGATTACGACAGGTTACGGCCTTTGAGCTATCCCCAGACTGATGTTTTCCTAGTTTGTTTCTCTAGTGTTTCACCCTCTTCATTTGAGAATGTTAAAGAAAAG TGGGTACCTGAAATCACTCACCACTGTCCCAAGACGCCATTCCTGCTGGTTGGAACTCAGATTGACCTGAGAGATGACCCTTCCACAGTAGAGAAGCTGGCCAAGAACAAACAGAAGCCCATCAGCCCAGAGACAGCTGAGAAGCTCGCCCGTGACCTGAAGGCAGTCAAATACGTTGAGTGCTCTGCCCTAACACAG AAAGGACTAAAGAATGTGTTTGATGAGGCAATACTGGCTGCCCTGGAGCCTCCGGAACCCAAGAAGAGGCGCAAATGTGTGCTGCTCTGA
- the LOC115165776 gene encoding cell division control protein 42 homolog isoform X2 translates to MQTIKCVVVGDGAVGKTCLLISYTTNKFPSEYVPTVFDNYAVTVMIGGEPYTLGLFDTAGQEDYDRLRPLSYPQTDVFLVCFSSVSPSSFENVKEKWVPEITHHCPKTPFLLVGTQIDLRDDPSTVEKLAKNKQKPISPETAEKLARDLKAVKYVECSALTQRGLKNVFDEAILAALEPPETQRKCCLF, encoded by the exons ATGCAGACGATTAAATGTGTTGTGGTTGGAGATGGAGCAGTGGGAAAAACCTGCCTTTTGATTTCATACACAACCAACAAATTCCCCTCTGAATATGTACCAACA GTGTTTGATAACTATGCAGTAACTGTCATGATTGGAGGTGAACCGTACACCCTAGGATTATTTGATACTGCGG GTCAGGAGGATTACGACAGGTTACGGCCTTTGAGCTATCCCCAGACTGATGTTTTCCTAGTTTGTTTCTCTAGTGTTTCACCCTCTTCATTTGAGAATGTTAAAGAAAAG TGGGTACCTGAAATCACTCACCACTGTCCCAAGACGCCATTCCTGCTGGTTGGAACTCAGATTGACCTGAGAGATGACCCTTCCACAGTAGAGAAGCTGGCCAAGAACAAACAGAAGCCCATCAGCCCAGAGACAGCTGAGAAGCTCGCCCGTGACCTGAAGGCAGTCAAATACGTTGAGTGCTCTGCCCTAACACAG cGAGGTCTGAAGAATGTATTTGATGAAGCTATCCTAGCAGCTCTAGAACCCCCTGAAACACAGAGAAAGTGCTGTCTGTTTTGA
- the LOC115165779 gene encoding acidic mammalian chitinase isoform X2 produces the protein MGKVLFVTALALLLHAQLGSSYILSCYFTNWAQYRPPPAIYMPNDIDPCLCTHLLYAFATMKNNELATFEWNDVELYSQFNGLKNQNGNLKTLLSVGGWNFGSSGFSAMVASPTNRQTFINSVIVFLRKYEFDGLDIDWEYPANRGSPPQDQQLYSVLVEEMRAAFEKEAKQTNKARLLLSAAVSAGRDTISSAYEIPKLGQALDMINVMSYDFHGSWDPFTGECSPLYKSPADNGGFIYFNVDYAMNYWKNHGAPAEKLMVGFPTYGNTFTLTNAANNGIGASIAGAGTPGKYTQEAGELAYFEICGFLKDGATKVWDTPQDVPYAYKGTQWVGYDNVKSFGIKVDWLKKNNFGGAMVWTLDMDDYTGTYCGQGKYPLINVLKKGLNLESAPCNPPATPLPLIKGTTNGGDSGGSSSGGSSSGGSTSGGSSSGGTTSGTSGMDSNFCVGKATGMYADPKNKNQFYNCSQGKTYFQYCATGLVFDTSCSCCNWS, from the exons ATGGGCAAAGTACTGTTTGTAACGG CTCTAGCCCTGCTGCTGCATGCACAGCTTG GGTCCTCCTACATTTTGTCATGCTACTTCACAAACTGGGCACAGTACAGACCACCCCCCGCTATTTACATGCCCAATGACATTGACCCATGTCTGTGTACCCATCTTCTCTATGCCTTCGCCACCATGAAGAACAACGAACTGGCCACCTTCGAGTGGAATGACGTAGAGCTCTATAGCCAGTTCAATGGCCTGAAGAACCA GAATGGCAACTTGAAGACTCTTCTGTCTGTTGGAGGATGGAACTTCGGCTCTTCTGG ATTCTCTGCCATGGTGGCCAGCCCCACCAACCGCCAGACCTTCATCAACTCTGTGATAGTGTTTCTGAGAAAGTATGAGTTTGATGGTCTGGACATCGACTGGGAGTACCCAGCCAACAGAGGGAGCCCTCCTCAGGATCAGCAGCTCTACTCTGTTCTTGTGGAG GAAATGAGGGCAGCATTTGAGAAGGAGGCTAAGCAGACTAACAAGGCCCGTCTCCTGCTGTCTGCTGCTGTCTCCGCTGGAAGGGATACCATCAGCTCTGCTTATGAAATCCCCAAGCTTGGACA GGCCTTGGACATGATCAATGTCATGTCATATGACTTCCACGGCTCCTGGGATCCCTTCACTGGAGAGTGCAGCCCCCTGTACAAGAGCCCTGCTGACAATGGTGGCTTCATCTACTTCAATGTG GACTATGCTATGAACTACTGGAAGAACCATGGAGCCCCAGCAGAGAAACTGATGGTTGGGTTCCCCACCTACGGCAACACATTCACCCTGACGAATGCAGCTAACAACGGAATCGGAGCATCTATTGCCGGGGCTGGAACTCCAGGCAAATACACACAGGAGGCTGGAGAGCTGGCTTACTTTGAG ATCTGTGGGTTTTTGAAAGACGGAGCCACAAAGGTTTGGGACACACCACAGGACGTGCCGTACGCCTACAAAGGAACCCAGTGGGTGGGCTATGACAATGTCAAGAGCTTTGGGATCAAG GTTGACTGGCTGAAGAAGAACAACTTTGGAGGAGCCATGGTCTGGACTCTCGATATGGATGACTATACCGGCACATACTGTGGCCAGGGAAAATATCCTCTCATCAACGTCCTCAAGAAAGGCCTCAATCTGGAATCAGCAC CTTGCAATCCCCCTGCAACTCCCCTGCCCCTTATTAAGGGAACTACCAATGGTGGTGACTCTGGAGGCAGCTCGAGCGGAGGCAGCTCGAGCGGAGGCAGCACCAGTGGAGGCAGCTCCAGCGGTGGGACCACCAGTGGGACCAGTGGCATGGACAGTAACTTCTGTGTTGGCAAGGCCACTGGGATGTACGCCGACCCCAAGAACAAGAACCAGTTCTACAACTGCAGTCAGGGCAAGACCTACTTCCAGTACTGTGCTACTGGCCTGGTCTTCGACACCTCATGCTCTTGCTGCAACTGGTCCTAA
- the LOC115165779 gene encoding acidic mammalian chitinase isoform X1 — MSSMSSLSIALALLLHAQLGSSYILSCYFTNWAQYRPPPAIYMPNDIDPCLCTHLLYAFATMKNNELATFEWNDVELYSQFNGLKNQNGNLKTLLSVGGWNFGSSGFSAMVASPTNRQTFINSVIVFLRKYEFDGLDIDWEYPANRGSPPQDQQLYSVLVEEMRAAFEKEAKQTNKARLLLSAAVSAGRDTISSAYEIPKLGQALDMINVMSYDFHGSWDPFTGECSPLYKSPADNGGFIYFNVDYAMNYWKNHGAPAEKLMVGFPTYGNTFTLTNAANNGIGASIAGAGTPGKYTQEAGELAYFEICGFLKDGATKVWDTPQDVPYAYKGTQWVGYDNVKSFGIKVDWLKKNNFGGAMVWTLDMDDYTGTYCGQGKYPLINVLKKGLNLESAPCNPPATPLPLIKGTTNGGDSGGSSSGGSSSGGSTSGGSSSGGTTSGTSGMDSNFCVGKATGMYADPKNKNQFYNCSQGKTYFQYCATGLVFDTSCSCCNWS; from the exons ATGTCATCTATGTCTTCTCTTTCCATAGCTCTAGCCCTGCTGCTGCATGCACAGCTTG GGTCCTCCTACATTTTGTCATGCTACTTCACAAACTGGGCACAGTACAGACCACCCCCCGCTATTTACATGCCCAATGACATTGACCCATGTCTGTGTACCCATCTTCTCTATGCCTTCGCCACCATGAAGAACAACGAACTGGCCACCTTCGAGTGGAATGACGTAGAGCTCTATAGCCAGTTCAATGGCCTGAAGAACCA GAATGGCAACTTGAAGACTCTTCTGTCTGTTGGAGGATGGAACTTCGGCTCTTCTGG ATTCTCTGCCATGGTGGCCAGCCCCACCAACCGCCAGACCTTCATCAACTCTGTGATAGTGTTTCTGAGAAAGTATGAGTTTGATGGTCTGGACATCGACTGGGAGTACCCAGCCAACAGAGGGAGCCCTCCTCAGGATCAGCAGCTCTACTCTGTTCTTGTGGAG GAAATGAGGGCAGCATTTGAGAAGGAGGCTAAGCAGACTAACAAGGCCCGTCTCCTGCTGTCTGCTGCTGTCTCCGCTGGAAGGGATACCATCAGCTCTGCTTATGAAATCCCCAAGCTTGGACA GGCCTTGGACATGATCAATGTCATGTCATATGACTTCCACGGCTCCTGGGATCCCTTCACTGGAGAGTGCAGCCCCCTGTACAAGAGCCCTGCTGACAATGGTGGCTTCATCTACTTCAATGTG GACTATGCTATGAACTACTGGAAGAACCATGGAGCCCCAGCAGAGAAACTGATGGTTGGGTTCCCCACCTACGGCAACACATTCACCCTGACGAATGCAGCTAACAACGGAATCGGAGCATCTATTGCCGGGGCTGGAACTCCAGGCAAATACACACAGGAGGCTGGAGAGCTGGCTTACTTTGAG ATCTGTGGGTTTTTGAAAGACGGAGCCACAAAGGTTTGGGACACACCACAGGACGTGCCGTACGCCTACAAAGGAACCCAGTGGGTGGGCTATGACAATGTCAAGAGCTTTGGGATCAAG GTTGACTGGCTGAAGAAGAACAACTTTGGAGGAGCCATGGTCTGGACTCTCGATATGGATGACTATACCGGCACATACTGTGGCCAGGGAAAATATCCTCTCATCAACGTCCTCAAGAAAGGCCTCAATCTGGAATCAGCAC CTTGCAATCCCCCTGCAACTCCCCTGCCCCTTATTAAGGGAACTACCAATGGTGGTGACTCTGGAGGCAGCTCGAGCGGAGGCAGCTCGAGCGGAGGCAGCACCAGTGGAGGCAGCTCCAGCGGTGGGACCACCAGTGGGACCAGTGGCATGGACAGTAACTTCTGTGTTGGCAAGGCCACTGGGATGTACGCCGACCCCAAGAACAAGAACCAGTTCTACAACTGCAGTCAGGGCAAGACCTACTTCCAGTACTGTGCTACTGGCCTGGTCTTCGACACCTCATGCTCTTGCTGCAACTGGTCCTAA